A window of the Mycobacteriales bacterium genome harbors these coding sequences:
- the truA gene encoding tRNA pseudouridine(38-40) synthase TruA: MPYDDEPAAPSGDGGLVRVRLSIAYDGGGFSGWATQPGRRTVQGELEQALARVLRVPVALTVAGRTDAGVHAVGQVAHADLPPDALALGLVRRLAGMLPADVRVRSLEPAPAGFDARFAAIWRRYAYRVVDDPAAADPLRRYDTLSWPRPLDRDAMQAASDRLLGEHDFAAFCRRRDGATTIRALQQLDWVRGADGVLTATVRADAFCHSMVRSLVGALLAVGEGRRPPDWPAAQLARADRSSEITVAPAHGLTLVEIGYPSDAGLAARVETTRRIRTLS, translated from the coding sequence ATGCCGTACGACGACGAGCCCGCCGCTCCCTCCGGGGACGGCGGGCTCGTCCGTGTCCGGCTCTCGATCGCGTACGACGGGGGCGGGTTCTCCGGCTGGGCCACGCAGCCCGGGCGGCGGACCGTGCAGGGCGAGCTGGAGCAGGCGCTGGCCCGGGTGCTGCGGGTGCCGGTCGCGCTCACCGTCGCCGGCCGTACGGACGCGGGCGTGCACGCCGTGGGTCAGGTCGCGCACGCCGACCTGCCGCCCGACGCGCTGGCGCTGGGGCTGGTGCGGCGACTGGCCGGGATGCTGCCGGCCGACGTCCGGGTCCGTTCCCTCGAGCCGGCGCCGGCCGGGTTCGACGCCCGGTTCGCCGCGATCTGGCGGCGGTACGCGTACCGGGTGGTGGACGACCCGGCGGCGGCCGACCCGCTGCGCCGGTACGACACGCTGAGCTGGCCCCGGCCGCTGGACCGGGACGCGATGCAGGCGGCGTCCGACCGGCTGCTCGGCGAGCACGACTTCGCCGCGTTCTGCCGGCGGCGGGACGGCGCGACCACGATCCGGGCGCTGCAGCAGCTGGACTGGGTCCGCGGCGCGGACGGCGTGCTGACCGCGACCGTCCGGGCCGACGCGTTCTGCCACTCGATGGTGCGCAGCCTGGTCGGCGCGCTGCTCGCGGTCGGCGAGGGGCGCCGGCCGCCGGACTGGCCGGCCGCGCAGCTGGCCCGCGCCGACCGCAGCAGCGAGATCACCGTGGCCCCCGCCCACGGCCTGACCCTCGTCGAGATCGGCTACCCCTCGGATGCCGGCCTCGCGGCCCGGGTCGAGACCACCCGCCGCATCCGCACCCTGTCCTAG
- the rplQ gene encoding 50S ribosomal protein L17 encodes MPQPTKGPRLGGSPAHQRLMLANLATSLFQHGSITTTEAKAKRLRPLAERLITFAKQGDLPARRRVMTVVRDKDVVHTLFAEIGPRFAQRPGGYTRIIKAGPRKGDNAPMAVISLVEGMTVAQEAVGEAERARGTRFQSRRARARAAGAAAGGGAAGADLAEAAEIEAEEAEDASASAEADELDAADADAAAESTEDSTEDSIEEPAEDSTEESAEDGDSAKS; translated from the coding sequence ATGCCTCAGCCCACCAAGGGGCCCCGTCTCGGCGGTAGCCCGGCGCACCAGCGACTGATGCTGGCGAACCTGGCCACGTCCCTGTTCCAGCACGGCTCGATCACCACCACGGAGGCCAAAGCCAAGCGGCTGCGACCGCTGGCCGAGCGCCTGATCACCTTCGCCAAGCAGGGTGACCTGCCCGCGCGGCGCCGGGTGATGACCGTGGTGCGGGACAAGGACGTGGTGCACACGCTGTTCGCGGAGATCGGCCCGCGGTTCGCGCAGCGGCCGGGTGGCTACACCCGCATCATCAAGGCCGGCCCGCGCAAGGGCGACAACGCGCCGATGGCGGTCATCTCGCTCGTCGAGGGGATGACCGTGGCGCAGGAGGCGGTCGGCGAGGCGGAGCGGGCCCGGGGTACCCGGTTCCAGTCCCGCCGGGCGCGGGCCCGGGCCGCGGGTGCGGCGGCGGGCGGCGGCGCGGCCGGGGCCGACCTGGCCGAGGCGGCCGAGATCGAGGCCGAGGAGGCGGAGGACGCTTCTGCTTCTGCCGAGGCTGACGAGCTGGACGCGGCGGACGCGGACGCCGCTGCGGAGTCCACTGAGGACTCCACCGAGGACTCCATCGAGGAGCCCGCCGAGGACTCCACTGAGGAGTCCGCCGAGGACGGGGACTCCGCGAAGTCCTGA